The Streptomyces luteogriseus genome includes a window with the following:
- a CDS encoding FadR/GntR family transcriptional regulator: MSLTDKAIEQIRELIRTGALPPGSKLPPEPDLAAQLGLSRNLAREAVKALSVARVLEVRRGDGTYVTSLQPSLLLAGVGGAVELMQSDSVALRDLMEVRRLLEPVATALAATRISEVQLADVKRHLDAMREARDNVEQLNAHDSAFHRAVVAATGNETLLTLLEGISGRTLRARIWRGLVDDKAAARTLAEHEAIFNALSTRDAVLSQAAALLHVNNTERWLREHLRSGEPVPFGIPARE; this comes from the coding sequence TTGTCTCTGACGGACAAGGCCATCGAGCAGATCCGTGAGCTGATCCGGACCGGTGCCCTCCCGCCGGGCTCCAAGCTTCCGCCGGAGCCGGACCTGGCCGCTCAGCTCGGGCTCTCCCGCAACCTCGCCCGCGAAGCGGTCAAGGCGCTGTCCGTGGCGCGTGTCCTGGAGGTCCGGCGGGGCGACGGAACGTATGTCACCAGCCTCCAGCCGAGCCTGCTCCTGGCGGGGGTCGGCGGTGCGGTGGAGCTGATGCAGAGCGACTCGGTCGCCCTGCGGGATCTCATGGAGGTACGGCGGCTTCTCGAGCCGGTCGCCACGGCCCTTGCCGCCACTCGGATCTCCGAGGTCCAACTGGCCGACGTGAAGCGGCACCTGGACGCCATGCGCGAGGCCCGCGACAACGTGGAACAGCTGAACGCGCACGACTCCGCCTTCCACCGCGCAGTCGTCGCCGCCACGGGCAACGAGACCCTCCTCACCCTCCTGGAAGGCATCTCCGGCCGCACACTGCGCGCCCGCATCTGGCGCGGACTGGTCGACGACAAGGCCGCGGCCCGGACCCTCGCCGAGCACGAGGCGATCTTCAACGCGCTGTCCACCCGTGACGCCGTCCTCAGCCAGGCCGCCGCGCTGCTGCATGTGAACAACACCGAGCGGTGGCTGAGGGAGCACCTGCGCTCCGGCGAACCCGTCCCCTTCGGGATCCCAGCGCGAGAGTGA
- a CDS encoding SpoIIE family protein phosphatase/ATP-binding protein — translation MANPFARFQHLSVKRVISKTTRSVAGQVLIFQVALVVLLVACGVFALILQSERDTNAEARRRSTAVAQTFAHSPGVLAALQAPDPSKILQPLTEAGRRAAGVDFIVVMDTKGIRYTHPLPDRIGKRFVGEIGPSLAGKVYVESVDGPLGREVQATVPIENADDEVVGLVSAGMKVKNVQSQLTRQLPIILGAGAGALALSTGVTALVGRRLRRQTHSLAPDEMTLMYEHHDTVLHSVREGVLIVAADGRLMLANDEARRLLELPPDVEGGLVSELPGLDPETRALLTSGREATDEVHLAGERLLAVNQRPTDHRGGPRGTVVTLRDSTELQAVTGRAEVARERLRLLYDAGLHIGTTLDVLRTADELARVPVPRFADFVTVDLADTVLHGDEPSPTATDMRRAAVCGIRDDHPLSEQGRLFDYVPSTPQARGYGSGHSQLVSDLPTATSWRLQDPERARAIIDYGIHSLITAPIQARGVVLGMASFWRGQQHEPFNEEDLSLAEELVARAAISIDNARRYTREHALAVTLQQSLLPQAMPEQNALDLAYRYLPAQSGVGGDWFDVIPMPGSRVALAVGDVVGHGLHAAATMGRLRTAVHNFSALDLPPDELLSHLDDLVGSIDQNETSETAAGVVGATCLYGIYDPVTRRYVVARAGHLVPALVHPDGTVTFPDVPAGPPLGLGGMPFRTAELCLEEGTQLVLYTDGLIEDRRRDLDAGLELLRDALTGHPGRPPEETCQDVLASLLPGHPKDDVALLVARTRELPPDQIADWDVPADPAAVSGMRDAVSQRLEAWGLSECGFTLELILSELITNAIRYGAGPIHVRLIRDRTLICEVADGSSTSPHLRYAATTDEGGRGLFLVSQMAERWGTRYTPHGKVIWAEQSLPEVTQQPAPSPAAADTPLDDGAAER, via the coding sequence ATGGCGAATCCCTTCGCCCGCTTTCAGCACCTATCGGTCAAGCGCGTGATCAGCAAGACCACGCGGAGCGTGGCCGGGCAGGTGTTGATTTTCCAGGTGGCTCTCGTGGTGCTGCTCGTGGCCTGCGGCGTCTTCGCTCTCATTCTGCAGTCGGAGCGGGACACCAACGCCGAGGCCAGGCGCCGCTCCACGGCCGTGGCACAGACCTTCGCGCACTCACCGGGCGTCCTGGCGGCATTGCAAGCCCCGGATCCGAGCAAGATCCTCCAGCCGCTCACCGAAGCGGGGCGCCGGGCTGCCGGTGTCGACTTCATCGTGGTGATGGACACCAAGGGCATCCGGTACACGCACCCCTTGCCGGACCGCATCGGAAAGAGGTTCGTGGGCGAGATCGGACCATCACTGGCGGGGAAGGTCTACGTGGAGAGCGTCGACGGCCCGCTCGGTCGCGAAGTGCAGGCCACGGTCCCGATCGAGAACGCCGACGACGAGGTGGTGGGCCTCGTCTCGGCAGGGATGAAGGTCAAGAACGTCCAGAGTCAGCTGACCCGGCAACTACCGATCATCCTGGGCGCCGGCGCCGGAGCGCTCGCGTTGTCCACCGGAGTCACGGCGCTGGTGGGCAGGCGGCTGCGACGGCAGACACACAGCCTGGCCCCGGACGAGATGACCCTGATGTACGAGCACCACGACACGGTCCTCCACTCCGTCCGGGAAGGCGTCCTGATCGTGGCCGCCGACGGGCGGCTCATGCTGGCGAACGACGAGGCCAGACGGCTGCTGGAACTGCCCCCGGACGTCGAGGGCGGGCTCGTCTCGGAATTGCCCGGCCTCGATCCCGAGACAAGGGCGCTGCTCACCTCCGGACGCGAGGCGACCGACGAGGTGCACCTCGCGGGAGAGCGGCTGCTCGCGGTCAACCAACGGCCCACGGATCACCGGGGAGGTCCCAGGGGAACCGTGGTGACGCTGCGCGACTCCACCGAACTTCAGGCGGTCACCGGCAGGGCCGAGGTGGCACGGGAGCGGCTCAGGCTGCTCTACGACGCCGGACTCCACATCGGTACCACTCTGGACGTGCTGCGCACCGCCGACGAGTTGGCGCGGGTCCCCGTTCCTCGCTTCGCGGACTTCGTCACCGTGGACCTGGCCGACACCGTCCTGCACGGCGATGAGCCGTCCCCCACGGCGACGGACATGCGACGCGCGGCCGTGTGCGGCATCCGGGACGACCACCCGCTCTCCGAGCAGGGCCGGCTCTTCGACTACGTTCCCTCCACCCCCCAGGCCCGCGGCTACGGCAGCGGCCACTCCCAGTTGGTGAGCGATCTGCCGACCGCCACGAGCTGGCGCCTGCAGGACCCGGAGCGTGCCCGGGCGATCATCGACTACGGCATCCATTCCCTCATCACCGCGCCGATCCAGGCCCGGGGCGTCGTGCTCGGCATGGCCAGCTTCTGGCGCGGGCAGCAGCACGAGCCGTTCAACGAGGAGGACCTGTCGCTGGCGGAGGAGCTGGTGGCCCGTGCTGCGATCAGCATCGACAACGCCCGCCGCTACACCCGTGAGCACGCCCTGGCCGTCACCCTCCAGCAGAGCCTGCTGCCGCAGGCGATGCCCGAGCAGAACGCCCTCGACCTCGCCTACCGCTACCTCCCCGCCCAGTCGGGTGTGGGCGGAGACTGGTTCGACGTGATCCCCATGCCGGGGAGCCGGGTGGCACTTGCCGTCGGCGATGTGGTCGGCCACGGCCTGCACGCCGCCGCCACGATGGGACGGCTGCGCACCGCGGTCCACAACTTCTCCGCGCTCGATCTGCCACCCGACGAGCTGCTGAGCCATCTGGATGACCTGGTCGGAAGCATCGACCAGAACGAGACGTCCGAGACCGCGGCGGGCGTCGTGGGCGCCACCTGCCTGTACGGGATCTACGACCCCGTGACGCGCCGCTACGTGGTGGCGCGTGCGGGGCATCTGGTCCCCGCGCTGGTCCACCCCGACGGGACCGTCACCTTCCCGGACGTGCCGGCCGGTCCGCCCCTGGGTCTGGGCGGCATGCCGTTCCGGACAGCGGAGCTGTGCCTCGAGGAGGGAACCCAGCTCGTCCTGTACACCGACGGCCTCATCGAGGACCGCAGGCGCGACCTGGACGCGGGACTGGAACTGCTGCGCGATGCGCTGACGGGCCACCCCGGCCGGCCGCCCGAGGAGACCTGCCAGGACGTGCTGGCCAGCCTGCTCCCGGGGCACCCCAAGGACGATGTCGCCCTGCTCGTCGCCCGCACACGGGAACTGCCGCCCGACCAGATCGCCGACTGGGACGTGCCGGCCGACCCCGCCGCCGTCTCCGGCATGCGCGACGCCGTGTCGCAACGGCTCGAGGCGTGGGGCCTGTCGGAGTGCGGCTTCACCCTGGAACTCATCCTGAGCGAGCTCATCACCAACGCCATCCGCTACGGCGCCGGGCCGATCCACGTCCGACTGATCCGGGACCGCACGCTGATCTGCGAAGTGGCCGACGGCAGCAGCACCTCACCGCATCTGCGGTACGCCGCGACGACCGATGAAGGAGGCCGGGGTCTGTTCCTGGTGTCGCAGATGGCCGAACGCTGGGGCACCAGGTACACCCCGCACGGCAAGGTGATCTGGGCCGAACAGTCCCTGCCGGAGGTCACACAGCAGCCCGCCCCGAGTCCGGCCGCCGCGGACACGCCCCTGGACGACGGGGCAGCCGAACGGTGA
- a CDS encoding PadR family transcriptional regulator, producing the protein MALEHAILVSLLEKPGSGYELARRFERSIGYFWTATHQQIYRVLKRMENDGWVEAREVPQQRRPDKREYSVADLGRAALSSWLHDPIEPESVRHDLAVKIRGAAFDDPAALIREVERHRQTHRDRLAHYLAGEERDFTGPDAGATAPDTPLDAERELQHVVLRGGIAYERMMIGWLDDVLATLARFGPDH; encoded by the coding sequence ATGGCGCTCGAGCACGCGATCCTGGTGTCGCTCCTGGAGAAGCCGGGATCCGGCTATGAGCTGGCCCGGCGTTTCGAACGGTCCATCGGCTACTTCTGGACCGCGACCCACCAACAGATCTATCGCGTACTGAAGCGCATGGAGAACGACGGCTGGGTCGAAGCCCGGGAGGTCCCGCAGCAAAGACGGCCGGACAAGAGGGAGTACTCCGTCGCCGACCTCGGCCGGGCCGCACTGTCCTCGTGGTTGCACGATCCGATCGAGCCGGAGAGCGTCCGCCACGACCTGGCGGTGAAGATCCGCGGTGCCGCCTTCGACGACCCTGCCGCCCTGATCCGCGAGGTGGAGCGGCACCGGCAGACGCACCGGGACCGGCTCGCGCACTATCTCGCGGGCGAGGAGCGGGACTTCACGGGGCCCGATGCGGGCGCGACCGCTCCGGATACGCCGCTGGACGCGGAGCGGGAGCTCCAGCACGTCGTCCTGCGCGGCGGCATCGCGTACGAGCGGATGATGATCGGCTGGCTGGACGACGTGCTCGCCACGCTGGCCCGGTTCGGCCCGGATCACTGA
- a CDS encoding CHAT domain-containing protein: MPIPRNAAGNRTSAAAARNGLVEAVRALVFTQNWADVRRTIDAHPALLSDMCTELFDLVIEQLREAGNLTSVRQYEQFRDLLVLARQIGVDGAIADMVGEDLSPELRAAVAPLTEPSTAGGLGPEQRIGLIRRALELAGPEETPRTWGSLHGLLGEALLDDRTGDRGQNAEDALDAFRKAVSRLSKASQPVLWAITMNNLARAHTEQTGGDPDDHHAQARTALRQAVEVFTDEAGPRILAVETERMLLALAGGTPADLRRAIDLLRRTLAFVDATVTAGHPADLPRLAQLLDDVVRVSTDDEDAGELPEDMRTDDPVWDRAVGGMILLTEYWRTGEVDALWRALHRLEDAARSTDVSHPRRGDVLAALGCALWSYHGRVHDPTARDQGTTAHRQAVALLPPGSLPHVACLAALAGDLAQRHQETGERGDLDEAIDLMGQAASSLPDAPQGAALLRQLGDCRLARHSAYGDPADLDTGLDALRAAEALIPPDAAGRFRVLTSLSAALVVRYGRRGDLADLEEALAHGREALGLASDRSRARVVLLRELGRNLTSRYERTRRPADLDEAVQYSREALALSPATVPDRADLLLHLGLALNLRHDLRQQSDDLDECVELVQQAVDLCPPGTAFRDVTLNVLSGVLRDRYFRTGDMADLAQSIDLSYEALRLAPPGTLRWPHLVNLGVALRQRYARSGELSDLDEAIAQWREAYDISSTDTAGLPSERLSVLIGLSVALLDRHRHTRDGRHLQEAVDRVREAWALASSSTGADGNIANCLATTLLNRYWQDGDPHDLDEAELVLRRAADADQSSVHGQMFLPSTLARVLGHRYDNAVAGGEPADPDEARSLFRRAVTAGLAANPELARVDSQVWGEWAARRNSWREAAEAYGYGLQAMERLFRAQLTRTTKELRLRDVQGLAVAAAYALAKSGDAVSAAVALERGRALILSEGLERSRARLEQLAAIGRADLIERFRRSSTALAALEHRALAQANRPDMVLPPSATAPEADLTDALRTARTQLDAADIRQVPAFEQFLDPPGFDDVRAAATTPLVYLAAAEQGGYALVVAEDRVEVCWLPSLTAVSLRARVETYLRAYRARASDPVAWVGALDATTHWLWDVVMEPVVTALAPAGRAALVPAGLLGLLPLHAAWREDVTAPSGRRYALDDLLLTYTPNARARVAAAEQARAAADDGLLAVDDPRPVAAGPLPAAGREVQEALKHFTRARRLDGERATLRAVEDALGDHPILHFACHGFADVAEPLASGLMLAHDQSLTLRDLLRHGSLSARLAVLSACETAVPGTELPDEVVNLPTGLLQAGVAGVVGSLWSVSDTSTMALMARFYELWRSDGLDPPEALRRAQQWVRDAPNGAKRDRYPDVEELSGNHVPTKARRPWERLRAHRSPSYWAAFVYVGE, from the coding sequence ATGCCCATTCCGCGCAACGCCGCAGGAAACCGGACGTCAGCCGCAGCGGCCCGGAACGGGCTGGTCGAAGCGGTGCGCGCGTTGGTGTTCACCCAGAACTGGGCCGACGTCCGGCGTACGATCGACGCCCACCCCGCATTGCTGAGCGACATGTGCACAGAGCTGTTCGATCTCGTGATCGAGCAGTTACGGGAGGCCGGAAATCTCACCAGCGTGCGCCAGTACGAGCAGTTCCGCGACCTTCTCGTGCTGGCACGGCAGATCGGTGTCGACGGCGCCATCGCCGACATGGTCGGCGAAGATCTGTCTCCGGAACTGCGGGCCGCCGTCGCTCCCCTGACCGAGCCGTCGACGGCCGGCGGTCTCGGGCCGGAGCAGCGGATCGGGCTGATCCGACGCGCCCTGGAACTGGCCGGCCCGGAGGAAACCCCGAGGACCTGGGGCTCGCTGCACGGGCTCCTCGGCGAGGCCCTGCTCGACGACCGTACGGGGGACCGTGGTCAGAACGCTGAGGATGCGCTCGACGCGTTCCGCAAGGCTGTCTCCCGGCTGTCGAAGGCGTCCCAGCCCGTCCTGTGGGCCATCACGATGAACAACCTGGCGCGGGCACACACGGAACAGACCGGAGGCGACCCGGACGACCACCACGCGCAGGCAAGAACCGCCTTACGCCAGGCCGTTGAAGTGTTCACCGACGAGGCGGGACCGCGGATCCTCGCGGTGGAGACGGAGCGGATGCTGCTGGCGCTGGCCGGCGGCACGCCCGCCGACCTGCGCCGCGCGATCGACCTTCTGCGCCGCACCCTTGCCTTCGTCGATGCGACCGTCACGGCCGGCCATCCGGCCGATCTCCCCCGGCTGGCACAGCTTCTCGACGACGTGGTGCGCGTGTCCACGGACGACGAGGACGCCGGCGAGCTGCCCGAGGACATGCGCACAGATGACCCGGTGTGGGACCGCGCGGTCGGAGGCATGATCCTGCTGACCGAATACTGGCGGACCGGCGAGGTCGACGCGCTGTGGCGTGCCCTGCACCGTCTGGAAGACGCGGCACGATCCACCGACGTGTCGCATCCCCGCCGGGGAGACGTCCTGGCAGCACTCGGCTGTGCGCTTTGGAGCTACCACGGTCGAGTCCACGATCCGACGGCCCGCGACCAGGGCACCACCGCACACCGGCAGGCCGTCGCCCTGCTTCCACCCGGATCACTCCCGCACGTGGCCTGTCTCGCCGCGCTCGCCGGAGATTTGGCCCAGCGCCACCAGGAGACCGGTGAGCGAGGGGACTTGGACGAAGCCATCGATCTGATGGGCCAGGCCGCATCGTCGCTCCCCGATGCGCCGCAGGGCGCCGCGCTCCTCCGGCAGCTGGGTGACTGTCGCCTTGCTCGGCACTCGGCCTACGGCGACCCGGCCGACCTGGACACCGGCCTGGACGCTCTCCGGGCGGCCGAGGCCCTGATCCCGCCCGACGCCGCCGGCCGGTTCAGGGTGCTCACCTCCCTGTCCGCGGCACTCGTCGTCCGCTACGGCCGACGGGGCGACCTCGCCGACCTGGAGGAGGCCCTCGCCCACGGCCGCGAAGCGCTGGGCCTCGCATCGGACCGATCCAGAGCCCGCGTCGTCCTGCTCCGCGAACTGGGCCGCAACCTCACGAGCCGCTACGAGCGAACCCGCCGACCGGCCGACCTCGACGAGGCGGTCCAGTACTCCCGGGAGGCCCTGGCACTCTCCCCGGCCACGGTACCCGACCGTGCCGATCTGCTCCTGCACCTGGGACTCGCGCTGAACCTCCGCCATGACCTGCGCCAGCAGTCCGACGACCTCGACGAGTGCGTCGAACTCGTCCAACAGGCCGTCGACCTGTGCCCGCCCGGGACTGCGTTCCGGGACGTCACGTTGAACGTGCTCAGCGGCGTCCTGCGGGACCGCTACTTCCGCACCGGCGACATGGCCGACCTCGCGCAGTCGATCGACCTGTCCTACGAGGCCCTGCGCCTGGCACCGCCAGGGACCTTGCGTTGGCCGCACCTGGTCAACCTCGGCGTCGCACTGCGCCAGCGTTACGCCCGGAGCGGCGAGCTGTCCGATCTGGACGAAGCGATCGCGCAGTGGCGTGAAGCGTACGACATCTCCTCCACGGACACGGCAGGTCTCCCGTCCGAGCGGTTGTCGGTCCTCATCGGGCTCTCGGTCGCACTTCTCGACAGACATCGGCACACCCGCGACGGCCGGCACCTCCAGGAGGCCGTCGACCGGGTGCGGGAGGCATGGGCTCTCGCCTCGTCATCAACCGGTGCCGACGGCAACATCGCCAACTGTCTGGCCACCACGCTGCTGAACCGCTACTGGCAGGACGGCGATCCGCACGACCTCGACGAGGCAGAGCTGGTGCTCCGCCGAGCCGCCGATGCGGACCAGAGCAGTGTGCACGGCCAGATGTTCCTGCCCAGCACCCTGGCACGGGTGCTCGGCCACCGGTACGACAACGCCGTGGCGGGCGGCGAGCCGGCCGATCCGGACGAGGCGCGGTCATTGTTCCGCCGGGCCGTGACCGCAGGCCTGGCGGCCAACCCGGAACTCGCCCGCGTCGACAGCCAGGTGTGGGGCGAGTGGGCGGCCCGGCGGAACTCCTGGAGGGAGGCCGCGGAGGCGTACGGCTACGGCCTGCAGGCCATGGAGCGGCTGTTCCGTGCTCAGCTCACACGCACGACCAAGGAGTTGCGGCTGCGCGACGTACAGGGCCTGGCGGTGGCCGCCGCGTACGCGCTGGCGAAGTCCGGCGACGCGGTCTCGGCGGCGGTGGCGCTCGAACGGGGGCGGGCCCTGATCCTCTCCGAGGGGCTCGAGCGCAGCCGCGCCAGGCTGGAACAGCTCGCCGCGATCGGACGTGCGGACCTCATCGAGCGCTTCCGGCGCAGCAGCACGGCCCTCGCCGCACTCGAACACCGTGCGCTCGCCCAGGCGAACCGGCCCGACATGGTGCTGCCGCCGTCCGCGACCGCCCCCGAGGCCGATCTCACCGACGCCTTGCGTACCGCCCGCACCCAGCTCGACGCCGCCGACATCCGGCAGGTCCCTGCCTTCGAACAGTTCCTCGACCCGCCCGGCTTCGACGACGTCCGCGCCGCGGCAACGACCCCGCTCGTCTATCTGGCGGCCGCGGAGCAGGGCGGGTACGCGCTAGTGGTGGCCGAGGACCGGGTCGAGGTGTGCTGGCTGCCGTCACTTACGGCGGTCTCGCTGCGGGCACGGGTGGAGACGTATCTGCGGGCGTACCGGGCGCGGGCGAGCGACCCGGTCGCGTGGGTGGGGGCCCTGGACGCAACGACGCACTGGCTGTGGGACGTCGTCATGGAACCGGTCGTCACCGCCCTGGCACCGGCCGGCCGGGCCGCCCTGGTGCCCGCGGGCCTGCTCGGCCTCCTCCCGCTGCACGCCGCATGGCGGGAAGACGTCACGGCACCGAGCGGCCGCCGGTACGCGCTGGACGACCTGCTGCTCACCTACACCCCCAACGCGCGGGCACGGGTGGCGGCGGCGGAGCAGGCCCGCGCCGCCGCCGACGACGGTTTGCTGGCGGTCGACGATCCGCGCCCGGTGGCAGCCGGACCGTTGCCGGCCGCCGGCCGCGAGGTGCAGGAGGCCCTCAAGCACTTCACCCGCGCCCGCCGGCTCGACGGTGAACGGGCCACCCTGCGGGCCGTCGAGGACGCGCTCGGCGACCATCCCATACTCCACTTCGCCTGCCATGGCTTCGCCGACGTGGCCGAGCCCCTGGCGAGCGGGCTGATGCTCGCCCATGACCAGTCGCTGACGCTGCGCGACCTCCTGCGGCACGGCTCACTGAGCGCGCGCCTGGCCGTGCTGTCCGCGTGTGAAACGGCCGTACCCGGCACCGAACTGCCGGACGAGGTCGTCAACCTCCCGACCGGCCTGCTGCAGGCGGGCGTAGCGGGTGTCGTCGGCTCACTGTGGTCGGTCTCCGACACGAGCACGATGGCTCTCATGGCCCGTTTCTACGAGCTGTGGCGATCGGACGGCCTGGATCCGCCGGAGGCGCTTCGCCGAGCGCAGCAGTGGGTCCGCGACGCCCCGAACGGGGCAAAGCGCGACAGGTACCCGGACGTCGAGGAACTGAGCGGAAACCACGTGCCGACGAAGGCCAGACGGCCGTGGGAGCGGTTGCGGGCGCATCGTTCCCCGTCCTACTGGGCCGCGTTCGTCTACGTGGGAGAGTGA
- a CDS encoding acyl-CoA dehydrogenase family protein, protein MADHLLFNPRTYDPAHFDPETRRLLRATIDWFEERGKRQLIEDYRTRAWLGDFLAFAAKENLFATFLTPSSSAGEGQPDKRWDTARIAALNEILGFYGLDYWYAWQVTILGLGPVWQSDNAAARARAAELLAQGEVFAFGLSEKAHGADIYSTDMLLEPHGDGGFRATGSKYYIGNGNVAGLVSVFGRRTDVEGPDGYVFFAADSRHPAYHLVKNVVDSSKFVSEFRLEDYPVTSDDVLHTGRAAFDAALNTVNVGKFNLCTASIGICEHAMYEAVTHAGNRVLYGRPVTAFPHVRRELTDAYVRLVGMKLFSDRAVDYFRSAGPDDRRYLLFNPMTKMKVTTEGEKVIDLMWDVIAAKGFEKDNYFSQAAVEIRGLPKLEGTVHVNLALILKFMRNHLLDPAEYPSVPTRLDAADDDFLFRQGPARGLGSVRFHDWRPAFEAYAHLPNVARLREQADALCEFVTTAAPDAEQSRDLDLVLSIGQLFALVVHGQLVLEQAGLTGLDEDVLDELFAVLVRDFSGHAVELHGKDSATERQQEWALASLRRPVVDEARTQRVWQRVEALSGTYEMAQ, encoded by the coding sequence ATGGCTGACCACCTGCTCTTCAACCCGCGCACATACGACCCCGCGCATTTCGACCCCGAGACACGCCGTCTGCTGCGTGCCACCATCGACTGGTTCGAGGAGCGCGGGAAGCGGCAGCTGATCGAGGACTACCGGACCCGCGCATGGCTCGGTGACTTCCTCGCCTTCGCCGCGAAGGAGAACCTGTTCGCGACCTTCCTGACGCCGTCGTCCAGTGCGGGGGAAGGGCAGCCGGACAAGCGGTGGGACACTGCCCGTATCGCCGCGCTCAACGAGATCCTCGGCTTCTACGGCCTGGACTACTGGTACGCCTGGCAGGTCACCATCCTCGGCCTCGGCCCGGTCTGGCAGAGCGACAACGCCGCCGCCCGCGCCCGCGCCGCGGAACTCCTCGCCCAGGGAGAGGTGTTCGCGTTCGGCCTGTCCGAGAAGGCCCACGGCGCCGACATCTACTCCACCGACATGCTGCTCGAGCCCCACGGCGACGGCGGCTTCCGCGCCACCGGCTCCAAGTACTACATCGGCAACGGCAACGTGGCCGGACTCGTCTCCGTCTTCGGCCGGCGCACCGACGTCGAGGGCCCCGACGGCTATGTGTTCTTCGCCGCCGACAGCCGTCATCCGGCCTACCACCTGGTCAAGAACGTCGTCGACTCCTCCAAGTTCGTCAGCGAGTTCCGCCTGGAGGACTATCCGGTAACGTCCGATGACGTCCTGCACACCGGCCGCGCCGCCTTCGACGCCGCTCTCAACACGGTCAACGTGGGCAAGTTCAACCTCTGCACCGCGTCGATCGGCATCTGTGAGCACGCGATGTACGAGGCCGTCACCCACGCCGGCAACCGCGTCCTCTACGGCCGCCCCGTCACCGCCTTCCCGCACGTGCGGCGCGAGCTGACCGACGCCTACGTCAGGCTCGTCGGCATGAAGCTGTTCAGCGACCGCGCCGTCGACTACTTCCGCTCCGCCGGCCCGGACGACCGGCGCTACCTGCTCTTCAACCCGATGACGAAGATGAAGGTGACCACCGAGGGCGAGAAGGTCATCGACCTGATGTGGGACGTGATCGCCGCCAAGGGCTTCGAGAAGGACAACTACTTCAGCCAGGCGGCCGTGGAGATCCGCGGCCTGCCGAAGCTGGAGGGCACGGTCCACGTCAACCTGGCGCTGATCTTGAAGTTCATGCGCAACCATCTCCTCGACCCGGCCGAGTACCCGAGTGTGCCGACGCGTCTCGACGCGGCCGACGACGACTTCCTGTTCCGGCAGGGACCGGCCCGGGGTCTGGGCTCGGTGCGCTTCCACGACTGGCGCCCGGCCTTCGAGGCGTACGCGCATCTGCCCAACGTCGCTCGCTTGCGCGAACAGGCCGACGCGCTCTGCGAGTTCGTCACCACGGCCGCCCCCGACGCGGAGCAGAGCCGCGACCTCGACCTCGTCCTGTCGATCGGCCAGCTCTTCGCGCTCGTCGTGCACGGGCAGCTCGTCCTCGAGCAGGCCGGCCTGACCGGACTCGACGAGGACGTACTCGACGAACTCTTCGCCGTCCTCGTACGGGACTTCTCCGGGCACGCCGTCGAACTGCACGGCAAGGACTCGGCGACCGAACGGCAGCAGGAGTGGGCACTGGCCTCGCTCCGGCGCCCGGTCGTCGACGAGGCGCGCACACAGCGCGTATGGCAGCGGGTCGAGGCGCTGTCCGGCACATACGAGATGGCCCAGTAG